The Deltaproteobacteria bacterium genome contains the following window.
ATACCCCAGGAAAAATAAAAAATGGTGACACTGGCAAACAGACCTGTAACCATTACCATCTCTATCAAAGCGATATAGCTATCATGAAAGCGATAGGATTTAATGCTTATCGTTTTAGTATTTCATGGCCACGTGTTATTCCTAACGGACGCGGTACCATTAACCAACGTGGATTAGACTTTTATGATCGTCTTGTTGATTGCTTGCTTGAAAATAATATTAAACCTTGGGTAACTCTTTATCATTGGGATCTTCCTCAGACTCTTCAAGATATTGGTGGCTGGAATAACCGAGACATTGTCTATGCTTTCGTTGATTATGCCCAAGTAATTGCAAGACACTTAGGTGATCGGGTTTCTGCATGGATGACCCATAATGAACCATGGTGCATTTCGTTTCTTGGTAATTATTTTGGTTTGCATGCTCCAGGTAATCGCGATTTAGATACTGCTCTACGTGTAAGTCATCACCTGTTACTGTCCCATGGTTTAGCAACGCAAAGTATTCGTGCAACTATACCAAATGCACAAGTAGGTATTGTGCTAAATCTTGTGCCTGTGTATGCTGCAACAAACGCTGAAGCTGATGTTAAGGCTGCTAGCCGATATAATGGTTTTGCTAATCGTTGGTTTCTCGATCCTCTTTACAGTCGCGGCTATCCATTAGATATGCTTAATTATTATAAAAACAAGGCTTCTAAGTTTGAATCTGTAATTATAAATAATGACTTAAATGCTATTTCTACTCCAACAGATTTTTTAGGAATAAATTATTACTCCAGGTTTGTTGTTAGTGGTTCTCCTCCATCGGGTTTATTAGATTTAAATATATTAAAAGTTGGCAAAGAGCATACTTATCTTGATTGGGAAGTTTACCCTGAAGGTTTAACCGAAATCTTAACTTATATTTATAATAATTATAAACCAAATAAAATGTATGTCACTGAAAATGGTGCCACCTACAACGATAACTCTAATGAGACAGGTTTTGTGAACGATGAAGCACGTAGATTTTATTTAGAAAGACATATTGCTGCCTGC
Protein-coding sequences here:
- a CDS encoding beta-glucosidase, whose amino-acid sequence is MPLRSDFPDNFLWGTATAAYQIEGAHDIDGRKASIWDTFCNTPGKIKNGDTGKQTCNHYHLYQSDIAIMKAIGFNAYRFSISWPRVIPNGRGTINQRGLDFYDRLVDCLLENNIKPWVTLYHWDLPQTLQDIGGWNNRDIVYAFVDYAQVIARHLGDRVSAWMTHNEPWCISFLGNYFGLHAPGNRDLDTALRVSHHLLLSHGLATQSIRATIPNAQVGIVLNLVPVYAATNAEADVKAASRYNGFANRWFLDPLYSRGYPLDMLNYYKNKASKFESVIINNDLNAISTPTDFLGINYYSRFVVSGSPPSGLLDLNILKVGKEHTYLDWEVYPEGLTEILTYIYNNYKPNKMYVTENGATYNDNSNETGFVNDEARRFYLERHIAACQEAILHGIPLSGYFIWSLLDNFEWAEGFEKRFGIVRVDYQTFKRTIKSSGNWLTSFLQK